One part of the Methylobacterium terrae genome encodes these proteins:
- a CDS encoding phage tail protein yields the protein MPIRHSLRSFLCLGLTSAAALHGLCLPSLADEPPLPFLGEIRTFASPRCPTNFMQAAGQTLDIAGNSDLFSVIATTYGGDGRTNFALPNLQGQAVVGASTAMPIGKAVGASSVTLDATQVPLVSHSHDATFAPVSGTAPVTLPATPGTLAVTPKLLAKQATGVVGVKDGYLLSQGGIGQSTAPIYIDPANSAATAQLGGLTAEVTGLSATAATTFQVPVVTGGTVTVNPKSAAATAPVPIQSPALPMTVCIAVKGYLPTSN from the coding sequence GTGCCGATCAGACACTCCCTCCGATCGTTTCTCTGCCTGGGCCTGACCTCCGCCGCCGCCCTGCACGGGCTGTGCCTGCCGAGCCTCGCCGACGAACCGCCTTTGCCATTCCTGGGCGAGATCCGGACTTTCGCGTCCCCGCGCTGCCCGACGAACTTCATGCAGGCGGCCGGGCAGACGCTCGACATCGCGGGCAACAGCGATCTCTTCTCGGTCATCGCGACGACGTATGGCGGGGACGGCCGCACGAATTTCGCGCTCCCCAACCTCCAGGGGCAGGCCGTGGTCGGCGCATCGACCGCAATGCCGATCGGCAAGGCGGTCGGCGCCTCGAGCGTCACGCTGGATGCGACCCAGGTTCCGCTCGTTTCCCACTCCCACGACGCGACGTTCGCGCCGGTCTCGGGGACCGCACCGGTCACCCTCCCGGCCACGCCGGGCACTCTCGCCGTCACGCCCAAGCTCCTGGCGAAGCAGGCGACGGGAGTCGTGGGCGTCAAGGACGGCTATCTGCTGTCCCAAGGGGGAATCGGGCAGTCCACCGCGCCGATCTACATCGATCCGGCGAATTCCGCCGCGACGGCACAGCTGGGCGGCCTCACCGCCGAGGTGACCGGGCTCTCGGCCACCGCCGCGACCACCTTCCAGGTGCCGGTGGTCACGGGCGGGACGGTCACGGTCAACCCGAAATCCGCAGCGGCGACGGCTCCGGTCCCGATCCAGTCCCCCGCCTTGCCGATGACGGTCTGCATCGCCGTCAAGGGCTACCTGCCGACCTCGAACTGA
- a CDS encoding DUF1489 family protein, with translation MTLHLLKLCVGCESIADLEDWIAARRAEAARQGRPHEQAHITRMVPKRGDEIVGAGSLYWVIRGQIACRQPVLAIRPFTDGEGIGRCRLVLDPEVTPVEPRPCRPFQGWRYLAAADAPRDISRHAAGDLAAMPEAMRRELASLGLL, from the coding sequence ATGACCCTGCACCTCCTCAAGCTCTGCGTCGGCTGCGAGTCCATCGCCGACCTCGAGGACTGGATCGCCGCCCGCCGGGCGGAGGCCGCGCGCCAGGGCCGGCCGCACGAGCAGGCCCACATCACCCGCATGGTGCCCAAGCGCGGCGACGAGATCGTCGGCGCGGGTTCGCTCTACTGGGTGATCCGCGGCCAGATCGCCTGCCGCCAGCCGGTGCTGGCGATCCGTCCCTTCACCGACGGCGAGGGCATCGGCCGCTGCCGCCTCGTCCTCGATCCGGAGGTCACGCCGGTCGAGCCCCGGCCGTGCCGGCCGTTCCAGGGCTGGCGCTACCTCGCGGCCGCGGACGCCCCCCGCGACATCTCCCGCCACGCCGCCGGCGACCTCGCGGCGATGCCGGAGGCGATGCGCCGCGAACTGGCGTCGCTCGGGCTGCTCTGA